The genomic DNA GACACCACCGAGGTGGGGGCCTTCACACCGGAGGTCACTTCGTGGGTTTCGGTGAATCCGGACTCCGAGTTGATCCCGGTGGCCCGTGCAAACGGTTACACCCACGCCCAGCCCATCCCGCTTGGTGGTGTGATCAGTGGACGGTCTTCGGTCATCGCGCTCGCCGGCTGGACGGTGGAGGATCTGGTGGTGGAGCGGGATGTCGGCCTCCACGTTTTCTGGCCGGAGTTCACACTCAACACGACCCCCAAGGAGCGTTACGCCAATCCGGATGACTGGAAATCGCCGGAGGACCAGGCGAGGGATCGTGACCGCCGGATCCGGGAGATTGACGGCTTCTTTTCCGAAGCGGAGGCCTATGCCAGGGCACGGTCCGCCCCCGGGGACGACAGGGCCGCCACCTTGGTGCCGGCATGGGAGGCCATGCTGCCTGTGATCCGCGGGGAAAAACCCGTCTTCCTGCACGCCGATGAATACCGCCAGACCCGTTCCGCTGTGGAGTGGGCAGCGCGCCGCAAGTATCGGGCGGTGCTGGCCGGTGGCCGCGACGCCGCCCGCGTCGCAGCGCTTCTGGCCACCCACCAGATTCCAGTGGCCTACGAGCATCAGTTCACCCTGCCACCACGGGAGGAGGATCCGTACGACATCCAGTTCACCACGCCGGCCCTGCTCCACCGGGCGGGGGTCAAAATTGCGTTCAGCGAGGGTACCGGACGCTTCGGCGCCTCCACCGTGCGCAACATCCCGTATGCCGCTGCGCAGGCGGTGGCTTTTGGTCTGCCGGCCGCCGAGGCCCTCCGCGGCCTGACGCTGTATCCGGCTCAAATCCTGGGCATCGCGGACCGTCTGGGGTCGCTTGAGCCGGGCAAGGATGCCACATTCTTTGCGGCGGACGGCGACATCCTCGACATCCGCACCCGGGTCAAGCGCCTCTGGATCGGCGGCGAGGAGGTGCCACTTTCCAGCCGCCACACCCAGCTTTACGACAAGTTCCGCAATCGCCCGCGTACGCCGTGACGTGCGGACCAGGCTTCAGCGGGATGCCGCACGATCCTCGGCCAGACACCACAGTGCGGTCTCCGTGCGAAGAAAGATCCGCCCATCCGACAGGGCCAGGGTTGAGTTGGAGGGCTCCCCGACCGGGTTGACGGAGATCACTTCAAATTTTGGCGCCGAACGGAGCACCAGGGTGTCGCCCGACTGATTCACGATGTAGAGCCGGTCGCCTGAGAGCACGGGCGACGACCACGTCTGGGAGCTTGCACCGCTGGCCGGCAGGCGTTCCTCCCAAACCACCTCACCGGTGGCCAGCTCCATGCACTGCCCGAACCCGTCGGTGAGACTGGAGTACAGGTGGCCGTCCCGGACCACGGGGGTTCCAATGCAGTGTTTCTTGAGACGGCGCTCGTAATGAAGCCGCCGGTCGGTGACATCCCCTGCGCCACCGGGCTTGATAAAAATCGCACTCCCAAAGAACCCCCCGAGGATCGCCACGGTTCCATCAGCGTAGATCGGTGACGCATAGACCAACGGGTTCATGCCATCCGCGCTCCACAGCGGGCGTCCGGTGTCCCGGTCAAAGGCCCGCAGCCGGTTGACCACCGGCAGGATCACCTCCTGGCGCCCTGCGGCGGGGACCACCAACGGGGTGCTGAAGGTTCCGATCATCCCGTCGCTTTGTCCCGCGAAGCCGTCGAACCGCTCCGGCGGGTGTTCCTCCTTCAGCGGCACCGACCACCGCTTCTCACCGGTCCGCTTGTCCAGCGCCCAGAGCGTCGAGAACTCGCCCGGGCCATGATAAACGATCACCAGATCGCCGGAGAGGACCGGAGACGAGCCCTGTCCCCAAGTGTGCCGCTGGCGCCCCAAGTCGGTCCGCCAAAGTTGGCGGCCCTCCAGATCGTAGGCCACCACGCCTGCCGAGGCGAAACTGGCGACCACCCGCTCACCATCCGTCACCGGCGAGGCAGCACAGTGCGGATTGGTCTTGTGGCGCGGATCCGCCTCGTCGTAGTCCACACCCTGCTGCCAGAGCGGGCGTCCGGAGTCCCGATCGAATGCCATCACCGTGCGACGCCGACCGTCGTCAACGGCCTGGGTGACAAATACGTGATGGCCCCAGACGATGGGGGAGGAATTTCCAGCCTCCGGCAGCTCTGCCCGCCAGCGAACGTTTTTCTCGCGGCTCCACGCGACCGGGAAGTTCGTCTCCGACGTTGTCCCATCCTGGTTCGGGCCCCGCCATGATGGCCAGTTGGCGGCAGGGAGAAGGCCCGGGGTGACGAGGCTGAGAATGGCAATCCACAGGTGGCGTCTCATGGGAACAGACAACCCGATTTTGCGATCCGGGTCGAGCCGCGATTCCACCGACCCGCCGGCGGGATGTCCTTAAGTCCCACCCAGGAAGAGATCGAGTTGCGACCCGGGCTGCAGCCGGCGAAAGGGCTCGCGACGCGCCCGCCGGCGGCGTCCGTCCGCCTCGGCAGGATCTGCCGGCGTCCCTCCGGACAGCCCGGCCTGAAGATTGAGTTCGGCCTCTTCCAGCACCCGGAGAATCTCCCGGGCCCGGGCAATCACCGGTGGCGGCACCCCGGCGAGGCGCGCGACCTGGATGCCGTGGCTTTTGTCAGTGGCCCCAGGCTGCACCTTCCGCAGAAACACCAGCTGTTCGCCATATTCCCGCACCGCAACATGGAAATTGCGCACCCGCGCGAGCACCGGCGGTCCCGGCGCCGGAGCCGGAGTCCCGGACGCCGGATCAACCGGCGTGGAACCGAGTTCGGTCAACTCATGATAGTGGGTGGCGAAGAGGGTCTTGGCTCCGACCTGATGATGAAGATGCTCCACGATGCTCCATGCCAGGCTGAGCCCGTCGAAGGTACTCGTGCCACGGCCGATCTCGTCAAGGATCACCAGGCTTCGGCGGGTGGCGTTGTTCAGGATGTTGGCCGTCTCGCTCATCTCGACCATGAACGTGCTCTGCCCCCGGGCCAGATCATCGCTGGCACCGATGCGGGTGAAGATGCGGTCCAGCAAATCCACCCGTGCCGCCCCCGCCGGGACACAGGCCCCGGTGTGCGCCAGCAGGGCCAGCAGCGCCACCTGCCGGATGTACGTGCTCTTGCCGGCCATGTTCGGGCCCGTGATCAGCGCGATCTGGGACGCCGCGGGATCGAGGTCCGTGTCGTTCGGCACAAACCGTTCGCCCGGGTTGGCGCTGTCGAGGACCGGATGCCTTCCGTCCCGGATCCGAAGCAGCCCGGCGTCCCCGACTTCGGGCCGGACCCAGTCCCGGGTCCGGGCCGTCTCGGCAAAGGATGCCAGGACATCAAGTTGCCCGACCGCCAGCGCCGTCCCCTGGATCCGTCGCAGTTCTCCAAGCACCTCGCTGCGCACCTGCTGGAACAGGTCATGTTCCAACCGCGTCGCCCGCTCGTCCGCACCCAGGATCCTGGACTCCATCGCCTTCAGCGCTTCGGTGATAAACCGCTCGCCGGTGGAGACGGTCTGCTTGCGCACCCATTCCAGCGGCACCTTCGAGAGGTGAGCCCGGGTCACCTCCAGATAATAGCCGAACACCGAGTTGAAGCCGACCTTGAGCGACGGGATGCCCGTCCGTGCGCTCTCCTCCTGCTGCAACTGCGCCAACCACTCCCGTCCCCCGCGCGCCGCGGCCCGGAGTGCGTCCAGCTCCGGACTATACCCGTCGCGGATCATGCCGCCTTCCCGCACCGTCAAGGGCGGCTCGTCCTGGATGGCTACCTTCAAAAGGTCCACGAGCGCCGGCAGGTCGGCGAGATCGGCGGCCAGGTGTCCCAGCAGGGCCTGAGCCTCCGCCACGGGTTCCGGCTGAATCAACTCACGCGCCCGGGGCTTGGCCGCCGCCTGGACCACCAGGTCGCACAGCCCCGGCACCTGTTCGAGGGCGATGCGCAGGGCCACCAGGTCCCGCGCGTTGCCCGAGCCCAGGCTCAGTCGCGACAGGGTCCGCTCGAGATCACGCACCTCCGCCAGACGCGCGCGAAATCCCGCCAGAGTCTCCGGAGATCGCTGCCAGGCCGCCACGGCCTCCTGGCGCGCCTCGATGCCCGCAACGGAAGCCAGGGGCTGTGTGAGCCAATCGCGCAGGCGCCGCGCTCCCATCGGTGTCGCGGTCCGGTTCACCGCGGCGAACAGCGTCAGATCCCGCCGGGCGTCCGCACGGAGTGGCTCGAGAATCTCCAGGTTTCGCAGGGACACGGCGTCCAGGACGAGGTGGTCTCCAGTCCCGTAATACGTCAGGCGCGTGAGATGGGTGACGTCCCGACGCAACTGATGCACCAGGTAGTGGAGCACGGCACCAGCGGCCCCCGTCGCGGCGGCCCGCTGCCGCAGGCCATAGCCGTCGAGCGATGCCACCTTGAAATGATCCCGGAGCGTGAAAACGGCCGTCTCCTGCTGGAAGGTCCAATCCTCATAAGCCACGCGCTGCGGCCCCGTGCCGCGGCTCGCGCCGGCAGTCCCGGAATCCCCGGTCTCCACGAGTTCCTTCAAGTCCGCCGATTCCGCCGGATGAAGCAGTTCCGCGGGACGCAATCGCTCGACCTCCGCGAGAAACGCCCGGGGGTCGTCGGTTTCCGTCACCCTGAAATCCCCTGTGGTCAGGTCCACACAGGCGAGACCAAACGTGCCACCCTGGAAGCACGCCGCGGCCAGGAAGTTGTTGCGGTCCGCGTGGAGGAGTCGCTCGTCGAAGTGGGTTCCCGGGGACAGGATCGCGGTGACTTCACGCTCCACAAGCCGTCCCGGGCGCGCCTCACCCGCCTGGTCGCACAGCGCCACCTTGCGACCGTGGCGCAGCAGGCGCCCAATGTATCCGGGAGCCGCATGGTAGGGCAGGCCGCACATCGGGACTCCGTTGCGACGGGTCAGCGCCAGGTTGAGCAACTGT from Verrucomicrobiia bacterium includes the following:
- a CDS encoding amidohydrolase family protein produces the protein MKALLYSSLAGLLLLPAGAASLQIINATLHTAAGPVLTNACLRVRDGKLASVGGDPGPADRTLDLQGLHLFPGLIAPTTILGLQEIDAVRATRDTTEVGAFTPEVTSWVSVNPDSELIPVARANGYTHAQPIPLGGVISGRSSVIALAGWTVEDLVVERDVGLHVFWPEFTLNTTPKERYANPDDWKSPEDQARDRDRRIREIDGFFSEAEAYARARSAPGDDRAATLVPAWEAMLPVIRGEKPVFLHADEYRQTRSAVEWAARRKYRAVLAGGRDAARVAALLATHQIPVAYEHQFTLPPREEDPYDIQFTTPALLHRAGVKIAFSEGTGRFGASTVRNIPYAAAQAVAFGLPAAEALRGLTLYPAQILGIADRLGSLEPGKDATFFAADGDILDIRTRVKRLWIGGEEVPLSSRHTQLYDKFRNRPRTP
- a CDS encoding PQQ-like beta-propeller repeat protein, with protein sequence MRRHLWIAILSLVTPGLLPAANWPSWRGPNQDGTTSETNFPVAWSREKNVRWRAELPEAGNSSPIVWGHHVFVTQAVDDGRRRTVMAFDRDSGRPLWQQGVDYDEADPRHKTNPHCAASPVTDGERVVASFASAGVVAYDLEGRQLWRTDLGRQRHTWGQGSSPVLSGDLVIVYHGPGEFSTLWALDKRTGEKRWSVPLKEEHPPERFDGFAGQSDGMIGTFSTPLVVPAAGRQEVILPVVNRLRAFDRDTGRPLWSADGMNPLVYASPIYADGTVAILGGFFGSAIFIKPGGAGDVTDRRLHYERRLKKHCIGTPVVRDGHLYSSLTDGFGQCMELATGEVVWEERLPASGASSQTWSSPVLSGDRLYIVNQSGDTLVLRSAPKFEVISVNPVGEPSNSTLALSDGRIFLRTETALWCLAEDRAASR
- the mutS gene encoding DNA mismatch repair protein MutS, translating into MMAQYRRIKSGLPHDALLLFRLGDFYELFFEDAVTGAQLLNLALTRRNGVPMCGLPYHAAPGYIGRLLRHGRKVALCDQAGEARPGRLVEREVTAILSPGTHFDERLLHADRNNFLAAACFQGGTFGLACVDLTTGDFRVTETDDPRAFLAEVERLRPAELLHPAESADLKELVETGDSGTAGASRGTGPQRVAYEDWTFQQETAVFTLRDHFKVASLDGYGLRQRAAATGAAGAVLHYLVHQLRRDVTHLTRLTYYGTGDHLVLDAVSLRNLEILEPLRADARRDLTLFAAVNRTATPMGARRLRDWLTQPLASVAGIEARQEAVAAWQRSPETLAGFRARLAEVRDLERTLSRLSLGSGNARDLVALRIALEQVPGLCDLVVQAAAKPRARELIQPEPVAEAQALLGHLAADLADLPALVDLLKVAIQDEPPLTVREGGMIRDGYSPELDALRAAARGGREWLAQLQQEESARTGIPSLKVGFNSVFGYYLEVTRAHLSKVPLEWVRKQTVSTGERFITEALKAMESRILGADERATRLEHDLFQQVRSEVLGELRRIQGTALAVGQLDVLASFAETARTRDWVRPEVGDAGLLRIRDGRHPVLDSANPGERFVPNDTDLDPAASQIALITGPNMAGKSTYIRQVALLALLAHTGACVPAGAARVDLLDRIFTRIGASDDLARGQSTFMVEMSETANILNNATRRSLVILDEIGRGTSTFDGLSLAWSIVEHLHHQVGAKTLFATHYHELTELGSTPVDPASGTPAPAPGPPVLARVRNFHVAVREYGEQLVFLRKVQPGATDKSHGIQVARLAGVPPPVIARAREILRVLEEAELNLQAGLSGGTPADPAEADGRRRRARREPFRRLQPGSQLDLFLGGT